One Purpureocillium takamizusanense chromosome 1, complete sequence genomic window carries:
- a CDS encoding 1-alkyl-2-acetylglycerophosphocholine esterase (TransMembrane:2 (o94-112i223-242o)~EggNog:ENOG503Q377~COG:I) — protein sequence MPSSDTSSEFELDPVDEASSSLLTSPDAPLTSATPTLPKWYRPPRWLTTDDASPFFSLSSISSLSPRTWWSTTRWSQHRVPRAAARALRPRLTWRYVLLSLLLLYVLVRAVVLRRPLLASRLPAYTGPHAVGAVDVEVPLADGPRLLSNATFKATGRPAFELQSVLFTLYYPVAAGDASSSSSSSSSSSASRNDQTTSPLYWIPKPVSLTARGYARFAHVDNFLVRPVFTFFLWLLAGGITVPARVDAPLLPVDDAAAAAATDAVSLLGKNGRLPVVLFSHGDASSRTDYTNYLGELASRGVVVAALEHRDGSCPGTLVRLPGEPDREVLTFRASELVAPVGDVDDSDGDEEGGGGGGGGGNLKRGRHRSSRSLDEGKLQPVDSKRFLFDQLEFRNAEMFQALHVLQALHAGNGSSLASLNTRRGHGGGGTVAFPSFASRLDLSQLVIAGHSHGATLALKSLVDSPLPARGGIALDPGKSSGDLDARSRAPLLVVHSDSWSRARTVFFPDRRPHFDVVKDLVRAVLRRAGAAWFVTSLGTSHPSVSDAPLIEPWILSWTTGARMNTKEALEEYVRISVDFMYFLRTGRARALLAEPVTHHEYDEWVSDDRKQEFPKAMARLWEVHVSPAIDKS from the coding sequence ATGCCCTCCTCCGACACCTCCTCCGAATTCGAGCTcgaccccgtcgacgaggcatCGTCCTCCCTGTTAACCTCCCCCGACGCACCCCTCACGAGCGCAACGCCCACGCTGCCCAAGTGGTACCGGCCCCCTCGCTGGctcaccaccgacgacgcatCACCCTTCTTCTCATTATCCTCCATATCATCGTTATCGCCGCGGACATGGTGGTCGACAACGCGGTGGTCGCAGCACCGCGTcccgcgcgctgccgcccgcgcgctgcgcccACGCCTCACCTGGCGCTACGTGCTCCTCTCCCTACTCCTCCTCTACGTCTtggtccgcgccgtcgtcctgcgccgcccgctgctcgcctcccgcctACCCGCGTACACGGGCCcgcatgccgtcggcgccgtcgacgtcgaggtcccgctcgccgacgggccGCGCCTCCTCTCCAACGCTACCTTCAAGGCCACCGGACGGCCCGCCTTTGAGCTGCAGTCGGTGCTTTTTACGCTCTACTatcccgtcgccgcgggggatgcctcctcctcttcttcctcttcttcttcctcctccgcctcacGCAACGACCAaacgacgtcgccgttgtACTGGATCCCCAAGCCCGTGAGCCTCACCGCGAGGGGCTACGCCCGCTTCGCGCACGTCGACAACTTCCTCGTCCGGCCCGTCTTCACCTTCTTCCTGTGGCTCCTCGCTGGCGGCATCACCGTGCCCGCGCGTGTCGACGCCCCGCTGCTACCCgtggacgacgccgcagcagcagcagccactgACGCGGTATCGCTCCTGGGCAAGAACGGGCGGCTTCCCGTCGTGCTCTTCTCACATGGCGACGCCTCGTCCCGCACCGACTACACGAATTACCTCGGCGAACTAGCCTCgcggggcgtcgtcgtcgccgcgctggagcACCGCGACGGCAGCTGCCCGGGGacgctcgtccgcctcccCGGCGAGCCCGACCGCGAGGTGCTGACCTTTCGCGCCTCGGAGCTGGTCGCCCCCGTCGGTGACGTTGACGATagtgatggtgatgaggaaggcggcggcggcggcggtggcggtggcaaCCTCAAAAGGGGCCGGCATCGTAGTAGCAGGAGCCTTGATGAGGGCAAGCTGCAGCCCGTCGACAGCAAACGCTTCCTCTTCGACCAGCTCGAGTTCCGCAACGCCGAAATGTTCCAGGCGCTCCACGTCCTACAGGCCCTCCacgccggcaacggcagctCCCTCGCCAGCCTCAACACCCGCCGCggtcacggcggcggcggcaccgtcgcctTCCCCTCCTTCGCCTCCCGCCTCGACCTCtcgcagctcgtcatcgcgGGCCACTCCCACGgcgccaccctcgccctcaagTCCCTCGTCGACTccccgctgcccgcccgcggtggcatcgccctcgacccGGGCAAGTCGTcgggcgacctcgacgcccgctcccgcgcgcccctcctcgtcgtccactcCGACTCGTGgtcccgcgcccgcaccgtCTTTTTccccgaccgccgcccccacTTCGATGTCGTCAAGgacctcgtccgcgccgtcctgcgccgcgccggcgccgcctggtTCGTCACCAGCCTCGGCACCTCCCATCCGAGCGTCTCCGACGCGCCCCTCATCGAGCCCTGGATCCTGAGCTGGACCACCGGCGCCCGCATGAACAccaaggaggcgctcgaggagtaCGTCCGCATCTCCGTCGACTTCATGTACTTTCTCAGGACCGGCCGCGCTagggccctcctcgccgagcccgTCACGCATCATGAGTACGATGAATGGGTGAGCGACGACCGCAAACAAGAGTTTCCCAAAGCCATGGCGAGATTATGGGAAGTTCACGTCAGTCCAGCCATTGACAAGTCATGA
- the PRB1 gene encoding Cerevisin (SECRETED:SignalP(1-16~SECRETED:cutsite=AEA-TS~SECRETED:prob=0.6309)~MEROPS:MER0000356~COG:O~EggNog:ENOG503NUCW), protein MKAAAIALSVAAIAEATSFKIGTIHDKSAPILSSTHAEVIPNAYIIKFKEHVDDSKASDHHSWLKNINEDEEGRLELRKRGIIDDIVATVKHEYKIGVDGAKAAFRGYAGVFSDSAIEQIRNRPDVEYIERDSIVRTMLPLNAEDAVTEDTCDGEEEKQAPWGLARVSHRKTLNFGTFNKYLYAAEGGEGVDAYVIDTGCNTEHVDFEGRAKWGKTIPSGDADEDGNGHGTHCSGTIAGKKYGVAKKANIYAVKVLRSNGSGSMSDVVRGVEYAAQSHLEQVKAAKDGKRKGFKGSVANMSLGGGKTQALDAAVNAAVESGIHFAVAAGNDNADACNYSPAAASQPVTVGASALDDSRAYFSNYGECTDIFAPGLSIQSTWIGSKYAVNTISGTSMASPHICGLLAYYLSLQPAKDSEFSVAPITPKKLKETLIEISTEGVLSDIPAKTPNKLAWNGGGCNNFSKIVSAGGYKAERAPSTMEKLEKLEDVVIEDMMAVKGKIVEAASAGQSELEKLVHVAELAKKKLKGLKVEIAF, encoded by the exons atgaaggccgccgccatcgccctgtccgtggccgccatcgccgaggccaccTCATTCAAGATCGGCACCATCCACGACAAGTCTGCTCCCATTCTATCCTCCACTCACGCCGAGGTCATCCCCAACGCCTATATTATCAAGTTCAAGGAGCACGTCGATGACTCCAAAGCATCCGATCACCACTCGTGGCTCAAGAACATAaacgaggatgaggagggccgccttgagctccgcAAGCGCGGTATCATTGATGACATTGTCGCCACTGTGAAGCACGAGTACAAGATTGGTGTCGACGGAGCCAAAGCTGCTTTCCGTGGCTATGCCGGTGTCTTCTCTGACAGTGCTATCGAGCAGATCCGGAATCGCCCAGAT GTTGAGTACATTGAGCGCGATTCGATTGTCCGCACCATGCTTCCCCTcaacgccgaggatgccgtgACTGAGGATACCTGCGAtggcgaagaagaaaagCAGGCTCCCTGGGGCCTTGCTCGTGTGTCTCACCGTAAGACGCTCAACTTCGGTACCTTCAACAAGTACCTCTACgctgccgagggcggcgagggcgttgacGCCTATGTGATTGACACTGGCTGCAACACCGAGCACGTCGACTTTGAGGGCCGCGCCAAGTGGGGTAAGACCATTCCCagtggcgacgccgacgaggacggcaacggccacggcactCACTGCTCCGGTACCATTGCCGGCAAGAAGTACGGTGTTGCCAAGAAGGCCAACATCTACGCCGTCAAGGTCCTCCGCTCCAACGGTTCCGGCAGCATGTCTGACGTggtccgcggcgtcgagtaCGCCGCCCAGAGCCACctcgagcaggtcaaggctgccaaggacggcaagcgcAAGGGCTTCAAGGGCTCCGTCGCCAACATGTCGCTGGGTGGTGGCAAGACTCAGGctcttgacgccgccgtcaatgccgccgtcgagtctGGCATTCACttcgctgtcgccgctggcaACGACAACGCCGATGCCTGCAACTACtctcccgctgccgcctctcAGCCCGTGACCGTCGGTGCTTCTGCTCTCGATGATAGCCGCGCCTACTTCTCCAACTATGGCGAGTGCACCGACATCTTCGCCCCCGGCCTGAGCATCCAGTCCACCTGGATCGGCTCCAAGTACGCTGTCAACACCATTTCGGGCacctcgatggcctcgccccACATCTGCGGTCTCCTTGCCTACTACCTGTCTCTGCAGCCTGCGAAGGACTCCGAGTTCTCTGTTGCCCCCATCACGcccaagaagctcaaggagacTCTGATTGAAATCTCGACTGAGGGAGTTCTGAGCGACATTCCTGCCAAGACACCCAACAAGCTTGCCTGGAACGGCGGTGGCTGCAATAACTTCTCCAAGATTGTATCTGCCGGAGGATACAAGGCTGAGCGCGCCCCGAGCACTatggagaagctcgagaagctcgaggatgTTGTCATTGAGGACATGATGGCCGTCAAGGGCAAAATCGTTGAGGCCGCGTCTGCTGGCCAGTCTGAGCTCGAGAAGCTTGTCCATGTCGCCGAACTTgccaagaagaagctcaagggctTGAAGGTCGAAATCGCCTTTTAA